The proteins below are encoded in one region of Methanosarcina barkeri 3:
- a CDS encoding AIR synthase-related protein has protein sequence MDIEGYAKRALREDPSNEAGLEAKLASRILEIKHISVEKAHEIAAAVVCEAKATLDVKGDVLSPTFSGVSMGEFGVGSRGIGDFYVHSKLGEVIGKTGAVVDSSQLDDSGVVKIGEDYLVVTIDGIHSRLSDFPFLSGFHVARAALRDIYAMGARPLAMLSDIHVADDGDVAKIFDHIAGITTVSELTGIPLITGSTLRIGGDMVIGERMTGGVGAVGITSSLTSRNRTEAGDLILMTEGAGGGTVSTTALYYGMHEVVEETINIRFLEACEVLLQSGLHKKVHSMTDVTNGGIRGDAKEISKTAGVKLVFEEEKIRALVNTKVLSMLENLKIDYLGVSLDALLIIVPPAYADEILDTVRAAGIKIDVIGHVDKGNGAEIFLNGECRDFTPRFRESAYTPVKKVHGEENPRDFEEMRAAIDKAALEAIEKKQKVLEKIRSK, from the coding sequence ATGGATATAGAAGGCTACGCAAAACGGGCTCTCAGGGAGGACCCCTCAAATGAAGCAGGGCTTGAAGCAAAACTGGCTTCAAGAATTCTTGAAATTAAGCATATAAGCGTGGAAAAAGCTCATGAGATCGCTGCTGCGGTTGTTTGTGAGGCAAAAGCGACACTTGATGTAAAAGGAGACGTGTTAAGCCCCACTTTCTCAGGAGTTTCAATGGGTGAATTCGGGGTAGGTTCCAGAGGGATAGGCGACTTTTACGTTCACTCCAAGCTAGGAGAAGTTATAGGCAAGACAGGTGCTGTTGTGGATAGCTCCCAGCTTGATGACTCAGGGGTTGTCAAAATCGGTGAAGACTATCTCGTGGTTACAATTGACGGAATTCACTCTCGTCTGAGCGACTTTCCTTTTCTCTCGGGTTTTCATGTAGCCCGAGCAGCTTTGCGTGATATATATGCTATGGGAGCTCGACCCCTGGCAATGCTTTCCGACATTCATGTAGCAGACGACGGAGATGTAGCAAAGATCTTTGACCATATTGCAGGAATAACTACGGTCTCGGAACTTACCGGAATACCTCTTATTACAGGGAGCACGCTTCGAATCGGCGGGGACATGGTCATAGGCGAACGTATGACGGGTGGAGTTGGAGCTGTTGGCATAACCTCTTCTCTTACCTCGCGGAACCGGACCGAAGCAGGAGACCTTATCCTTATGACTGAAGGCGCAGGTGGAGGTACGGTTTCCACAACTGCACTTTACTATGGGATGCATGAAGTTGTGGAAGAAACCATTAATATTCGTTTTCTGGAAGCCTGTGAAGTCCTGTTGCAGTCCGGGCTGCATAAGAAAGTCCATTCGATGACTGATGTTACTAATGGCGGGATTAGAGGAGATGCCAAGGAAATATCAAAAACTGCAGGAGTAAAACTTGTCTTTGAAGAGGAAAAGATAAGAGCTCTTGTAAACACAAAAGTACTTTCAATGCTTGAAAACCTGAAAATCGACTATCTCGGAGTCTCTCTCGATGCCCTTCTTATAATTGTTCCCCCTGCATATGCTGACGAAATCCTCGATACTGTCAGAGCTGCAGGCATTAAAATTGACGTAATAGGGCATGTTGATAAAGGAAACGGAGCTGAAATTTTCTTAAATGGCGAATGCAGAGACTTTACACCCAGGTTTAGAGAGTCTGCCTACACACCAGTCAAAAAAGTCCATGGAGAAGAGAATCCCAGAGACTTTGAAGAAATGAGAGCAGCAATTGATAAGGCTGCGCTTGAAGCCATTGAAAAGAAACAAAAAGTCCTTGAAAAAATAAGAAGTAAATAA
- a CDS encoding MFS transporter, translated as MIKTEGNNLSENHNEKGIAYKWVALFNVTLASLMGSINGSIILISLPAIFKGIQMNPMSPGAFQYLLWLLMGFGLITATLLLTIGRLADMYGRVKLFRLGFLIFAIGSILLYLTPGTGNTGALELIIFRLIQAVGSAFTIANGSAIITDSFPVSERGKALGINMVAFMSGQFIGLLLGGVLATYNWRYVFLVNIPFAILGTVWSYWKMKDISFKAARTSLDIVGNLLFVGGLTSLLIGVTYALMPYEHNGITDAMGWSNPWVMAALGIGIVLLVAFPFVESKVKNPMFRLEFFKIRAFAYGCLASFTSAIARGGAMFMLILLLQGIWLPLHGYNFEDTPLWAGIYMLPMTIGFMVMGPISGMLSDKYGPRWIATAGMTIVTLVFLGLALLPYNFDYWELGILIFFMGIGNGMFASPNSSSIMNSVPPQNRGVASGMLSTLGNSASTLSMSVFFTIVIVGIQQAFPGAVQSSFASLGSGQIDPALQQLASYLAGMSPTNALFSAFLGYNPMDSILSSMSSSVVSGIPQQIVTTLTSNYWFPQTLQQAFMPALRISFIIGAVLCGIAAVLSAMRGQKYVYEAQNSVSGINKSDLAIVEETRT; from the coding sequence ATGATAAAAACGGAAGGTAATAATTTGAGTGAAAATCATAATGAAAAGGGCATTGCATACAAATGGGTTGCACTGTTCAATGTGACTTTAGCATCATTAATGGGTTCTATCAACGGTAGCATCATCCTGATATCGCTGCCTGCGATATTCAAGGGCATCCAGATGAACCCTATGTCTCCAGGTGCATTTCAATACTTACTGTGGCTCCTTATGGGTTTTGGCCTGATAACTGCTACATTGCTTCTGACTATTGGTCGGCTGGCTGACATGTATGGTCGGGTAAAACTTTTCAGGCTGGGATTCCTGATATTCGCCATCGGTTCAATATTACTCTATCTGACACCTGGCACAGGTAATACCGGTGCACTTGAGCTAATAATTTTCAGGCTTATACAGGCTGTAGGCAGTGCATTTACTATAGCAAACGGCTCAGCCATAATTACGGACTCGTTTCCGGTCAGCGAAAGAGGAAAAGCCCTGGGCATAAATATGGTTGCTTTTATGTCCGGCCAGTTCATTGGTCTGCTGCTCGGTGGCGTACTGGCAACATACAACTGGCGCTATGTTTTCCTGGTTAACATTCCCTTCGCTATTCTCGGTACAGTGTGGTCTTACTGGAAGATGAAAGATATTTCATTCAAGGCAGCCAGGACCAGCCTCGATATTGTGGGAAACTTACTTTTTGTAGGCGGATTAACCTCGCTTCTGATAGGTGTCACTTATGCCCTGATGCCGTACGAGCATAATGGTATAACCGATGCAATGGGCTGGAGCAACCCCTGGGTAATGGCAGCATTAGGCATCGGAATCGTACTGCTGGTCGCATTCCCATTCGTAGAGAGCAAGGTGAAGAACCCTATGTTCAGGCTGGAGTTCTTCAAAATCAGAGCTTTTGCATATGGATGTCTTGCCAGTTTCACTTCAGCTATTGCACGAGGCGGTGCTATGTTTATGCTAATCCTTCTGCTGCAAGGAATCTGGCTGCCACTTCATGGTTACAACTTTGAGGACACACCGTTATGGGCAGGTATCTATATGTTACCTATGACTATCGGCTTTATGGTCATGGGGCCGATCTCCGGAATGCTTTCGGACAAATACGGACCTAGATGGATTGCAACTGCAGGAATGACTATAGTTACGCTTGTTTTCTTAGGGCTTGCTCTGCTGCCATATAACTTTGACTACTGGGAGCTGGGAATATTGATTTTCTTCATGGGTATTGGCAACGGTATGTTTGCTTCGCCTAACAGCTCATCAATAATGAATTCCGTGCCACCTCAGAACAGAGGTGTGGCATCGGGTATGTTATCAACACTGGGAAACTCGGCAAGTACATTGAGTATGTCAGTATTCTTTACTATCGTGATTGTGGGAATTCAACAGGCTTTTCCAGGTGCGGTTCAAAGCTCGTTTGCAAGTCTCGGATCTGGACAGATTGACCCGGCTTTGCAGCAACTCGCCAGTTATCTAGCCGGCATGTCACCGACAAATGCGTTGTTTTCTGCCTTCTTAGGCTACAACCCTATGGATTCAATCCTCAGCTCCATGAGCTCGAGTGTCGTCAGTGGAATACCGCAACAAATAGTGACAACACTGACAAGCAACTACTGGTTCCCACAGACATTGCAACAGGCATTCATGCCAGCGCTGCGGATTTCGTTCATAATCGGGGCTGTACTCTGTGGTATAGCTGCAGTGCTGTCGGCAATGAGAGGACAAAAGTATGTGTACGAGGCTCAAAACTCGGTTAGCGGTATTAACAAAAGTGATCTTGCAATAGTAGAGGAAACACGGACCTAA
- a CDS encoding nodulation protein NfeD: protein MSKKRSITMYVERGSHLFFIFFLCLILIAVSIPSVDAGPEQKVLVLEISEAITPASDDVVADAIEKAENENFEALIIVLDTPGGGLDETQKIISTIENASVPVIGYVPEGGKAWSAGTLILMGTDIAAMAPFTVIGSAQPVQMSAEGTKPITDEKIINALVKFSVATASKHGRNETFAEEVITKNKNLDAQEALKSGVIEYIAPSIPNLLVQINGQQVKQKVLQTENAGIEIYEPPLSLSLLGLISNPIISSLLLTLGIYGLIFGISSPGAGAEIFGIMSIALGLMGTGFDINLGAIFLILLGIGLLIVEIKVPGFGIFGLAGLISLIIGSILLVPMGSENIYTPEFRKVLTLTVVAPTVVFGLFLVFAIYKVTEIRKKKPVIGVFIGETAETIDPLGPQKTGYVRYNGEYWKASSEEEIEPNVEVEITGKVRETLLVKRKM, encoded by the coding sequence ATGAGCAAGAAAAGATCGATAACCATGTACGTGGAAAGGGGTTCACATCTCTTCTTTATTTTCTTCCTGTGTTTAATCCTCATAGCCGTTTCTATACCCTCTGTGGATGCAGGACCTGAACAGAAAGTACTTGTGCTTGAAATATCCGAGGCTATAACACCAGCTTCAGATGATGTTGTAGCTGATGCAATAGAAAAAGCTGAAAATGAAAACTTTGAAGCTCTTATAATTGTCCTGGATACCCCAGGCGGAGGACTGGACGAAACTCAAAAAATTATAAGTACAATTGAGAATGCAAGCGTGCCTGTTATCGGATATGTGCCAGAGGGTGGGAAAGCCTGGTCAGCCGGCACACTCATCCTTATGGGAACAGATATTGCTGCAATGGCACCATTCACGGTTATAGGATCAGCTCAACCGGTTCAGATGTCGGCAGAAGGAACAAAACCCATTACCGATGAGAAAATAATAAATGCCCTTGTCAAATTCTCGGTTGCAACAGCTAGTAAACACGGTAGAAACGAGACTTTTGCAGAAGAGGTTATAACGAAAAATAAAAATCTTGACGCACAGGAAGCTCTGAAAAGCGGTGTAATAGAGTATATAGCTCCTTCTATCCCAAACCTGCTAGTACAGATAAACGGGCAGCAGGTAAAACAAAAAGTCCTGCAAACCGAAAATGCAGGAATAGAAATCTATGAACCTCCTCTTTCACTATCCCTTTTAGGACTCATCTCAAACCCGATTATTTCCTCCCTTCTTTTGACCCTGGGAATTTACGGGCTAATTTTCGGAATCTCAAGTCCTGGGGCCGGAGCAGAGATTTTCGGAATCATGTCAATTGCACTTGGGCTAATGGGTACAGGCTTTGATATCAATTTAGGGGCAATCTTCCTCATTCTTTTGGGAATAGGACTTTTGATTGTTGAAATTAAAGTCCCCGGGTTTGGGATATTCGGGCTTGCAGGTCTCATCAGCCTTATAATAGGAAGTATACTTCTTGTACCGATGGGAAGCGAAAACATTTACACCCCTGAGTTTCGAAAAGTCCTTACCCTGACGGTTGTTGCCCCTACGGTTGTTTTCGGATTGTTTCTGGTTTTTGCAATTTATAAAGTAACAGAAATCAGAAAGAAAAAACCGGTTATTGGAGTGTTTATTGGGGAAACCGCCGAAACCATAGATCCTTTAGGGCCTCAAAAGACAGGCTACGTCCGCTATAATGGAGAATACTGGAAAGCCAGTTCAGAAGAGGAAATCGAACCGAATGTAGAGGTTGAAATCACTGGAAAGGTAAGGGAAACCCTTTTAGTAAAAAGAAAAATGTAA
- a CDS encoding carboxypeptidase-like regulatory domain-containing protein: MLREKFKHDEAGTLGLPIRIVVLTVVGLIGFCTILTALSNAPAPPKPMYATANMSVLSLPSTEGGSNKETNLSLSVKVFDSENRGISDANVIAWSPDRKKAYSGVTDLEGNVILKISNPELPPGKAEGYIRIKVMREGYRDFTSDYFLKVIQS; encoded by the coding sequence ATGCTGCGTGAAAAATTCAAACACGACGAAGCAGGAACTCTGGGGCTTCCAATAAGGATTGTCGTGCTTACAGTTGTGGGTCTTATAGGGTTTTGCACGATTCTTACAGCCCTGAGCAATGCCCCTGCTCCTCCAAAACCTATGTATGCTACAGCAAATATGAGTGTACTTTCCTTACCTTCCACTGAAGGAGGCAGCAATAAGGAAACAAACCTGAGCTTGTCTGTAAAAGTGTTTGACAGCGAAAATCGTGGAATATCAGATGCAAATGTGATTGCCTGGAGCCCGGATCGGAAAAAAGCGTATTCAGGCGTTACCGACCTCGAAGGAAATGTAATATTGAAAATTTCTAATCCCGAACTGCCTCCGGGAAAAGCTGAAGGATATATCAGGATAAAAGTAATGAGAGAAGGATACAGAGATTTCACCAGCGATTATTTTCTGAAAGTGATTCAGAGCTGA
- a CDS encoding DUF2683 family protein: protein MVYMVQAIINIDDNTNRILNIIKAKYGLKDKSAAINKMAEEYEEVILEPELKPEYIEKLRRIQKQEVLEVGTVENLRKRYGL from the coding sequence ATGGTATATATGGTTCAAGCAATCATAAACATTGATGATAACACCAACCGGATTCTGAATATTATAAAAGCAAAGTATGGTTTAAAGGACAAAAGTGCTGCTATTAATAAAATGGCTGAAGAGTATGAAGAAGTGATTCTGGAGCCAGAGTTAAAACCTGAGTACATTGAAAAACTGAGAAGAATACAGAAACAGGAAGTATTAGAAGTTGGGACAGTTGAAAACTTAAGAAAACGTTATGGTCTTTGA
- a CDS encoding Ig-like domain-containing protein, which translates to MKKFRFIRHDEKAMELPINIVVMLVVGMVALATLISIMPTPTKDMSVFVESTALNGGNSVKGNSIIVSASTAENPFAVTAVVKITDSDGNPVRNANVILRGLGGAASNTTDANGVTFLTTPENARVRLDPNQNEGTMDLKIVADGFYDYEKKDAVMIIKTR; encoded by the coding sequence ATGAAGAAATTCAGATTTATCAGACATGATGAAAAAGCCATGGAACTACCGATTAATATAGTCGTGATGTTGGTTGTCGGGATGGTTGCGCTTGCAACGCTAATTTCGATCATGCCGACCCCGACAAAGGATATGTCGGTATTTGTGGAAAGCACTGCTCTTAACGGAGGTAATTCTGTAAAAGGAAACTCAATAATAGTGAGTGCCAGTACTGCAGAAAACCCGTTTGCCGTAACTGCAGTTGTAAAGATAACTGACAGCGATGGAAACCCTGTAAGAAATGCAAACGTTATTTTGAGAGGGCTTGGCGGAGCAGCATCAAACACTACGGATGCTAACGGGGTCACTTTCCTGACAACACCGGAAAATGCAAGGGTAAGGCTTGACCCTAACCAGAATGAAGGAACAATGGACCTGAAAATCGTTGCCGATGGCTTTTATGACTACGAGAAAAAAGATGCAGTTATGATCATTAAGACCAGGTAA
- a CDS encoding slipin family protein, which translates to MSIFASQIYLPVLLVLILILSQSIKMVNEYERVVIFRLGRLSGVKGPGIFFIIPIVDRAIKIDLRVVAIDVPKQAVITRDNVTVEVDAVVYYKVIEPGAAITQVENYMFATSTLSQTTLRDVMGQMELDELLSERENINKQIQELLDKYTDPWGIKVTGVTIRDVSLPDTMKRAIAKQAEAEREKRARIILAEGESQAAQKMKEAAASYEGMPAAIKLRELQTLAEIAREKNLIVVTQSQSIETGNIAALSTAIAERKEQ; encoded by the coding sequence ATGAGTATCTTTGCCAGTCAAATCTATCTTCCTGTATTATTAGTTTTAATATTAATACTCTCACAATCAATAAAAATGGTTAACGAATACGAGAGAGTAGTCATTTTTAGGTTGGGCCGCCTAAGTGGTGTAAAAGGGCCAGGGATTTTCTTTATTATCCCGATTGTTGACAGAGCTATAAAAATCGATCTTAGAGTTGTTGCAATCGATGTACCCAAGCAAGCAGTAATCACAAGGGATAACGTCACGGTTGAAGTGGATGCGGTTGTTTATTACAAGGTCATAGAGCCTGGAGCTGCCATAACTCAGGTTGAAAATTATATGTTCGCAACTTCTACCCTTTCACAGACTACCCTGAGGGATGTTATGGGCCAGATGGAATTAGACGAGCTGCTTTCGGAAAGGGAGAACATCAATAAGCAAATTCAGGAGCTTCTGGACAAGTATACTGATCCATGGGGGATCAAGGTTACAGGTGTTACAATTCGAGATGTTTCCCTGCCTGATACGATGAAGAGAGCAATTGCCAAACAGGCTGAAGCCGAAAGAGAAAAGCGTGCCAGAATTATCCTTGCGGAAGGAGAATCCCAGGCTGCGCAGAAAATGAAGGAAGCTGCAGCTTCCTATGAAGGTATGCCCGCAGCTATCAAGTTGAGGGAGTTACAAACTTTAGCCGAAATTGCCAGGGAAAAGAACCTCATAGTAGTTACCCAGTCCCAGTCTATTGAAACCGGAAATATAGCAGCTTTATCTACGGCTATTGCGGAAAGAAAAGAACAGTAA
- the hisH gene encoding imidazole glycerol phosphate synthase subunit HisH has protein sequence MKRIVILDYGLGNLRSVQKGLEQVGSSPAISGDPEEILAADGLILPGVGAFVDAMKCLAPIKGTIEEYARSGKPMLGICLGQQVLMSSSEEGKLTDGLDLISGKVLRFPKSELKVPHIGWNNIEIKQDHPLFEGIPDNSFVYFVHSYYVDTASENTLAACSYGLDFSASVVNSKGNVMGTQFHPEKSGTIGLKILKNFVDMC, from the coding sequence ATGAAAAGAATTGTGATTCTCGATTACGGGCTTGGAAACCTCCGCAGCGTCCAAAAGGGGCTTGAGCAAGTCGGATCAAGTCCCGCAATCTCAGGGGATCCTGAGGAAATTCTTGCCGCAGACGGTTTAATTCTCCCGGGTGTTGGTGCTTTTGTGGATGCGATGAAGTGCCTTGCCCCTATCAAAGGGACTATAGAAGAATACGCACGGTCAGGCAAGCCCATGCTCGGGATCTGTCTTGGGCAACAGGTTCTCATGAGTTCTTCGGAGGAAGGAAAGCTTACTGACGGGCTTGATCTTATTTCCGGTAAGGTACTGCGCTTTCCGAAATCCGAACTAAAGGTACCTCACATTGGTTGGAATAATATTGAAATCAAGCAGGACCACCCTCTATTTGAAGGGATCCCTGATAACTCGTTTGTGTACTTCGTCCACTCCTACTACGTGGACACGGCATCTGAAAACACCCTTGCAGCCTGCAGTTATGGGCTGGACTTTTCAGCATCCGTCGTAAACTCCAAAGGCAATGTTATGGGTACCCAGTTCCACCCTGAAAAAAGTGGAACTATCGGGCTGAAGATTCTGAAAAACTTTGTAGATATGTGCTGA